One window from the genome of Natronomonas pharaonis DSM 2160 encodes:
- a CDS encoding DUF6498-containing protein has product MQPSTRDRPLAALLGANLLPLAGVLALGWDPVLVLLLYWLEIGVVLVFNVPKVLLAQATRDGRLPDDIALWDGGPAFRLNLLWLAVYALVIAGVLHILVAVVTPLEATLAQLLRSDAPPQVAGTVLLAAVGTVFGHAMALRRFITDRESQRVTPTFQVFRPAVYLWLLAGIVMLADGGLVSEDQFAAVVVGIILAKSGFDILTERAVTITPPTLPDRFRRTPPPGQPALCVSPASRPLLAAYVPLSLVGVGLAATLGFFTYGLFIVELAGLGSRGELLWGVLYVLSTVCFTAAAVWAIHRRYTNIEYRIYSSGIAVYNTHHDTLVRFVPATDIRSCEPVSGPITWLFSAASVRVRYRQRRRFGTIAIGPFDIEMPELRDEDEDGELTLQYVGNADSIRAML; this is encoded by the coding sequence ATGCAGCCCTCCACGCGTGACCGTCCGCTGGCCGCCCTGCTGGGAGCGAACCTCCTGCCGTTAGCGGGGGTGCTCGCACTCGGCTGGGACCCGGTGTTGGTGTTGTTGCTGTACTGGCTCGAAATCGGAGTGGTACTCGTATTCAACGTCCCAAAGGTGTTGCTCGCACAGGCCACCCGCGACGGGCGGCTCCCCGACGACATCGCGCTGTGGGACGGCGGACCGGCGTTCAGACTCAATTTGCTCTGGCTTGCGGTGTATGCGCTCGTTATCGCCGGGGTGCTACACATTCTGGTCGCGGTGGTGACGCCGCTCGAAGCGACGCTTGCGCAGTTGCTGCGGTCGGACGCCCCGCCGCAGGTAGCGGGCACGGTACTGCTCGCAGCCGTCGGGACGGTCTTCGGGCACGCCATGGCCCTCCGGCGGTTTATCACCGACCGGGAGTCCCAACGCGTCACGCCGACCTTTCAGGTGTTCCGCCCGGCTGTCTATCTGTGGCTCCTCGCCGGCATCGTTATGCTCGCCGATGGCGGGCTCGTTTCCGAAGACCAGTTCGCAGCAGTCGTCGTCGGAATCATCCTCGCAAAGAGCGGGTTCGACATCCTGACCGAGCGCGCCGTCACCATCACGCCGCCGACGCTTCCGGACCGGTTCCGCAGGACGCCGCCCCCCGGCCAGCCAGCGCTGTGTGTCTCACCGGCATCGCGACCGCTCCTCGCGGCGTACGTGCCGCTATCGCTGGTCGGCGTCGGGTTGGCAGCCACCCTCGGCTTCTTTACCTACGGCCTGTTCATCGTCGAACTCGCCGGCCTCGGCTCCCGCGGTGAGCTTCTGTGGGGCGTGCTCTACGTCCTCTCGACGGTCTGTTTCACCGCCGCCGCAGTGTGGGCCATCCACCGGCGGTATACGAACATCGAGTACCGGATTTACTCCTCGGGAATCGCGGTGTACAACACCCACCACGACACGCTCGTCCGGTTTGTCCCGGCTACTGATATCCGGAGCTGTGAGCCCGTTTCGGGGCCGATTACGTGGCTGTTCTCGGCTGCGAGTGTCCGCGTTAGGTATCGGCAACGCCGCAGATTCGGGACGATTGCTATCGGGCCGTTCGACATCGAGATGCCGGAGCTGCGGGACGAAGACGAGGACGGGGAGCTAACGCTCCAGTACGTTGGGAACGCCGATAGCATCCGTGCGATGCTCTGA
- a CDS encoding metal-dependent hydrolase, producing the protein MAELLTHVLAAYILATALSWRWRSLTAPYVTVAMAGAVTPDLNRLALLLPGEHVEATLGVPVDWGAFHTLGGTAVVVAVGALLTPARHRRLVAAMLALGALSHHALDMLLFTPTGRSYAVFWPLTQYTPPTPGLYLSTDRWPALAAGGLAAVVWLLDRRREMAAEDR; encoded by the coding sequence GTGGCTGAACTGCTAACACACGTGCTAGCTGCCTACATACTCGCGACAGCGCTGTCGTGGCGCTGGCGGTCGCTGACCGCTCCGTATGTCACAGTCGCGATGGCCGGGGCGGTCACGCCCGATTTGAATCGGCTTGCGTTACTCCTGCCGGGCGAGCACGTCGAGGCAACTCTCGGCGTTCCCGTCGATTGGGGAGCCTTCCACACGCTCGGCGGGACGGCCGTCGTCGTGGCTGTCGGGGCGTTGCTCACGCCGGCGCGTCACCGTCGGCTCGTTGCTGCGATGCTCGCTCTCGGGGCGCTTTCACACCACGCGCTCGACATGCTGTTGTTTACTCCCACCGGTCGCTCGTACGCCGTTTTCTGGCCGCTCACCCAATATACGCCGCCGACGCCGGGGCTGTACCTGAGTACCGACCGCTGGCCGGCCCTTGCCGCCGGAGGGCTGGCCGCGGTCGTGTGGCTGCTCGACCGCAGACGAGAGATGGCTGCCGAGGACCGCTAG
- a CDS encoding TspO/MBR family protein, translated as MLRRDDLTRRDIIVGVGAVLGVTALGSAPAVGVGSETGWFERPWFYPPELLFPVVWTLLFVLMGVAVAIVWLRGTDKRAVRVALSTFAAQFVLNLAWTPTFFGLQRPDLGLVVVGALWVAILATIAAFGRVSRLAAALLVPYLGWVSFAFVLNYAIYAAW; from the coding sequence GTGCTCCGACGAGACGACCTGACGCGGCGAGACATTATCGTTGGCGTCGGTGCGGTACTGGGAGTAACCGCCCTCGGGTCCGCACCCGCGGTGGGTGTCGGCTCGGAGACGGGCTGGTTCGAGCGTCCGTGGTTCTACCCGCCCGAATTGCTCTTTCCGGTCGTCTGGACGCTCCTGTTTGTCCTCATGGGCGTGGCAGTGGCAATCGTCTGGCTGCGAGGAACTGACAAACGGGCGGTTCGGGTCGCACTCAGCACGTTCGCCGCACAGTTCGTGCTCAACCTGGCGTGGACGCCGACGTTCTTCGGGCTACAGCGCCCCGACTTGGGACTGGTCGTGGTCGGCGCGCTCTGGGTCGCCATCCTGGCTACTATCGCAGCTTTTGGGCGAGTCAGCCGCCTTGCGGCCGCGCTGCTGGTGCCGTATCTCGGTTGGGTATCGTTCGCGTTTGTCCTCAACTACGCCATCTACGCCGCTTGGTGA